Proteins encoded in a region of the Halobacteriovoraceae bacterium genome:
- a CDS encoding SirB2 family protein, producing MSYEIYKIIHIVAIIGVFASLAVSLSTPAGEVQVKHKILNGLMSFLILVAGMGLLARIGIKHGEGFPTWVIGKFVAWGLIVIGGPIAIKRMKTNREKMSLVFILIGIAAIVIAIYKP from the coding sequence ATGAGCTATGAAATTTATAAAATCATCCACATCGTTGCCATTATCGGCGTCTTTGCATCTCTTGCTGTCTCTCTAAGTACTCCTGCTGGAGAAGTTCAAGTCAAACACAAAATATTAAATGGCCTAATGTCTTTTCTCATTCTCGTTGCAGGAATGGGACTTCTGGCCAGAATTGGAATAAAACATGGGGAAGGTTTCCCAACTTGGGTTATAGGTAAATTTGTGGCATGGGGACTAATTGTCATCGGTGGGCCTATTGCCATTAAAAGAATGAAAACAAATAGAGAAAAAATGAGTCTTGTCTTTATTTTAATTGGTATCGCAGCGATTGTTATTGCAATCTACAAACCATGA
- a CDS encoding outer membrane beta-barrel domain-containing protein, producing the protein MKRIILFFILFVWIIPRVYAAESDLYKFLWLDPDKKVYVLQNKVFRKKGTIYFDVSALIGLSSDFQNTTGFQIKPGFFFTEEFGIELKYSMYQNSDNTALKEVQRAAEVMPFIRRINTSMGGYFIWSPFYGKINTFNKIFYFDWYFGAGFGILQAESNKTSAADSSAETIYETESYNALMLKMALRFYLNKNWHIGLELQNDWYKAPGVLSGEKTRTNVDTMLNFGFRF; encoded by the coding sequence ATGAAGAGGATAATACTATTTTTTATATTGTTTGTATGGATAATCCCACGAGTTTATGCGGCCGAATCTGATTTGTATAAATTTCTTTGGCTTGATCCAGACAAAAAAGTTTACGTTCTTCAAAATAAAGTGTTTAGAAAAAAAGGTACTATTTATTTTGATGTAAGTGCACTTATAGGTCTATCAAGTGATTTTCAAAATACAACAGGTTTTCAGATTAAACCAGGTTTCTTTTTTACGGAAGAGTTTGGAATAGAACTGAAATATTCAATGTATCAAAATTCAGATAACACAGCTTTAAAAGAAGTCCAAAGAGCTGCTGAAGTTATGCCTTTTATTAGAAGAATTAACACAAGCATGGGTGGATACTTTATATGGTCTCCCTTTTATGGGAAAATAAATACTTTTAATAAAATATTCTATTTCGATTGGTATTTTGGAGCTGGTTTTGGAATACTACAAGCAGAAAGTAATAAAACTTCTGCGGCCGATAGTTCTGCAGAAACAATATATGAAACAGAATCCTATAATGCATTAATGCTGAAAATGGCGCTTAGATTTTATTTGAATAAAAACTGGCATATTGGTCTTGAATTACAAAATGATTGGTATAAAGCACCTGGAGTGTTGTCAGGTGAAAAAACCAGAACAAATGTAGATACAATGTTAAACTTTGGTTTTAGGTTTTAA
- a CDS encoding BolA family transcriptional regulator has translation MEFQKVKNLITAQLPDAEVEITDLTGTSDHLGLQVKSSAFAGKMLLEQHRMVMNILKESFKNELHAVQIKTMTK, from the coding sequence ATGGAATTTCAGAAAGTAAAAAATTTAATCACTGCACAATTGCCAGATGCCGAAGTTGAAATTACTGATTTGACAGGAACATCAGATCATTTGGGGCTTCAAGTTAAAAGTTCTGCCTTTGCTGGCAAAATGTTACTGGAACAACATCGTATGGTTATGAATATTTTAAAAGAAAGCTTTAAAAATGAACTACACGCTGTGCAGATAAAAACAATGACTAAATAG
- a CDS encoding IS607 family transposase — translation MFISIGKASIMMGVSVTTLRRWERSSKFCCDHKTAGGHRRYSVTKIKEFIGEAINNMSKKVVAYARVSSHDQKEDLQRQVDRLDKYCSIHFHSYEVINDLGSGMNYKKKGLKRLLKLILSGQLSKIILTHKDRLLRFGSELIFQICHFFGVEIEILEEKKNLSDEQILAFDVLEMITVFSARLYGKRSHQNKKVLTA, via the coding sequence ATGTTTATTTCAATAGGTAAGGCCAGTATAATGATGGGTGTTTCTGTCACAACTTTAAGAAGGTGGGAGAGATCTTCTAAGTTCTGTTGCGATCACAAAACTGCTGGAGGACATAGGCGTTACTCTGTGACAAAAATCAAAGAGTTTATTGGAGAGGCCATCAACAACATGTCTAAAAAAGTTGTGGCCTATGCTCGTGTGTCTTCACATGATCAAAAAGAAGATCTACAAAGGCAAGTTGATCGTTTAGATAAGTACTGCTCAATTCACTTTCATTCTTATGAAGTTATCAACGATTTAGGTTCCGGGATGAACTATAAAAAGAAAGGCCTAAAAAGATTACTCAAGCTGATTTTGTCAGGACAACTTTCAAAAATAATTTTGACTCACAAGGATAGACTGCTGCGTTTTGGAAGTGAACTTATCTTTCAAATTTGTCACTTTTTTGGTGTAGAGATAGAGATTCTAGAAGAGAAGAAAAATTTAAGTGATGAACAAATTCTCGCCTTTGATGTTTTAGAGATGATCACAGTCTTTAGTGCAAGACTGTATGGAAAGAGGTCTCATCAAAATAAAAAGGTATTGACTGCTTAG
- a CDS encoding aminotransferase class IV yields MKTNEHVVSINKVLFDLRKGEDAKISVFDRGLLFGDSVYEVTRTYRKIPFLFEEHLDRLWRSAEQIYMPIQYSRQEIYDECQKLIDSFDNQEVYLRIMVTRGEGAIGLDPDLAGTNNLIIFARIQEENPKWWYEKGVNMAITDIIRNPKKATDPNIKSGNYLNNMLAYIKAKKKGAFDAIMLNNEGLVTEGTTSNIWMVKQGKLFTPPVGVGILEGITRKKVLEICKENKIEAIEKNFHKDELIAADEAFLTSSTKEIVPITQVDAVNIKDGVPGKLTMRLMDLYRQLL; encoded by the coding sequence ATGAAAACTAATGAACATGTAGTATCTATAAACAAAGTTCTTTTTGATTTACGCAAAGGTGAAGACGCCAAGATTTCTGTATTTGACAGGGGTTTACTATTTGGAGATTCAGTTTATGAAGTTACTAGAACTTATAGAAAAATCCCATTTTTATTTGAAGAACATTTAGATCGACTATGGAGATCTGCTGAACAAATTTATATGCCCATTCAATATTCTCGCCAAGAAATCTATGATGAGTGTCAAAAATTAATTGATTCATTTGATAATCAAGAAGTCTATTTGCGAATTATGGTTACTCGTGGAGAGGGAGCAATTGGATTAGATCCAGATTTGGCCGGAACTAATAACCTTATTATTTTTGCTCGGATTCAAGAAGAAAATCCAAAATGGTGGTATGAAAAAGGTGTGAATATGGCCATTACAGATATTATTCGAAATCCAAAGAAAGCGACTGACCCAAATATTAAATCAGGAAATTATCTTAACAATATGTTGGCATATATTAAGGCCAAGAAAAAAGGCGCTTTTGATGCAATTATGCTTAATAATGAGGGTCTTGTAACAGAAGGAACAACCAGTAATATCTGGATGGTTAAACAAGGAAAGCTCTTCACTCCTCCTGTTGGAGTTGGAATTTTGGAAGGAATAACTAGAAAAAAAGTTCTTGAAATTTGCAAGGAAAATAAAATAGAGGCCATCGAAAAGAATTTTCATAAAGATGAGCTAATAGCGGCAGATGAGGCCTTTCTCACAAGTTCAACTAAGGAAATAGTTCCAATAACTCAAGTTGATGCTGTAAATATTAAGGATGGTGTGCCTGGTAAATTAACTATGCGATTAATGGATTTATACCGCCAACTATTATAG
- the tnpB gene encoding IS200/IS605 family element transposase accessory protein TnpB: protein MRMYALAHKIELKPTNKQVTYFKKASGIARFTWNWALASWNEYYLFNQNLPKDDRDSINGLMLKKEFNAIKKQDYPWVGEVSKYVCQQPFIQLNHAYSRFFKGLAHKPKFKKKNVSRDSFYIGGDQIKVKNKKVWVPNLGFVRLKEELRFKGKIRSATFSRKANRWFVSIQVDTEVNIKNKLKDNSVGVDLGVNSLIHTSDNIKVSAPKPLKQNLRVLKRQQRKLAKKTFNSSNYHKQKLKVEKTHLKIANTRKDNLHKITHFLTQNYKKIAIEDLNVKGMLKNHKLARAISDLGFYELRRQLKYKSALNDNVLFVADRFYPSSKKCGRCGKIKNDLKLKDRRYKCSHCGLDIDRDLNAAINLESFVNHRIRGAASEFTPKEMTAIDLWKLSKDKTSIDELGNEHQNYVSSFG, encoded by the coding sequence ATGCGTATGTATGCATTAGCACATAAAATTGAACTTAAACCAACAAACAAGCAGGTGACTTACTTTAAAAAAGCAAGTGGTATTGCTCGTTTTACATGGAACTGGGCATTGGCAAGTTGGAATGAGTATTATCTTTTTAATCAAAATCTTCCCAAAGATGATAGAGACTCTATTAATGGGTTGATGCTAAAAAAAGAATTTAACGCCATTAAGAAGCAAGACTATCCTTGGGTTGGAGAAGTTTCAAAGTACGTGTGCCAACAGCCTTTTATTCAACTCAATCACGCCTACAGTCGCTTCTTTAAAGGATTAGCTCACAAACCAAAATTTAAAAAGAAAAATGTTTCTCGCGATTCTTTTTACATTGGCGGAGATCAAATTAAGGTGAAAAACAAAAAGGTCTGGGTGCCTAATCTTGGTTTTGTCAGACTCAAAGAAGAACTTAGGTTTAAAGGCAAGATACGCTCCGCCACTTTTTCCAGAAAAGCAAATAGGTGGTTTGTGTCGATTCAAGTTGATACAGAAGTGAATATAAAAAATAAACTCAAAGACAATTCAGTTGGAGTAGATCTAGGAGTCAACTCACTCATTCATACTTCCGACAATATTAAAGTAAGTGCACCCAAACCACTCAAACAAAATTTAAGAGTTCTCAAAAGACAGCAAAGAAAACTCGCTAAAAAAACATTCAATTCCAGTAATTACCACAAACAAAAACTTAAAGTAGAAAAAACACATTTAAAAATTGCAAATACTAGAAAAGACAATCTGCATAAAATCACTCACTTTCTGACTCAAAACTACAAAAAGATTGCCATAGAAGATCTGAATGTAAAAGGGATGCTTAAAAACCACAAGCTTGCCCGAGCAATCAGTGATCTAGGTTTTTATGAGTTGAGAAGACAATTGAAATACAAATCAGCTCTTAACGACAATGTCCTTTTTGTGGCGGATAGATTTTATCCAAGCTCAAAAAAGTGTGGCCGATGTGGCAAGATCAAGAATGACTTGAAGCTTAAAGACAGAAGGTATAAGTGTTCCCACTGTGGATTGGATATTGACAGAGATTTAAACGCGGCAATTAACTTAGAAAGTTTTGTTAATCATAGAATACGGGGAGCTGCCTCGGAATTTACGCCTAAGGAGATGACGGCAATTGATCTTTGGAAACTATCTAAAGATAAAACCAGCATCGATGAACTAGGAAATGAACACCAGAATTACGTGAGTAGTTTTGGGTAG
- a CDS encoding YebC/PmpR family DNA-binding transcriptional regulator, with the protein MFLKFIFDRKGIFIIDSKGINENNFTIEMYEAAAEEVVFDSGLVIITAQMKDFRVIQTKHSELSFEARQVALLRIPITIKERFEKILKFVDLLEDDDDVQKVYHNLGFNEAYMN; encoded by the coding sequence ATTTTTTTAAAATTTATTTTTGATCGAAAAGGAATATTTATCATCGATTCTAAGGGAATAAATGAAAATAATTTCACCATCGAGATGTATGAAGCTGCTGCCGAAGAAGTTGTATTTGATAGTGGACTTGTTATTATTACAGCACAGATGAAAGACTTCAGAGTAATTCAAACTAAACACTCTGAATTATCTTTTGAGGCCAGGCAAGTCGCTCTTCTAAGAATTCCTATTACAATAAAAGAAAGATTTGAAAAAATTTTGAAATTTGTAGATCTTTTAGAAGATGACGATGATGTACAAAAGGTTTACCATAATCTTGGGTTTAATGAAGCATATATGAATTAG
- a CDS encoding chemotaxis protein CheX: MVITRNQEWRSEIKALLSNYKDLKVRFSSFRADIVEAISKDSLQAFLVDDSLPIRDLKVVLRSTLLSSGNSDSAVFFAPHDFSTLQDIVDAVEINDLQLINMPTPASEISQLIIDYLFPNNSAQEKVSGTIFSVDPKFMKVVVDAAKSVIEEMGMVKDIAHSAPVFLDSIADSMEVEISGKLSITSHSFKGSFYISFPKSTYLNLYGNIMGEQSEEINDDNKDFASELANITYGKCKVLLNQEGYDLKMAIPSLSLDKIIKSGHPIIVVPYTSSIGEFYIQIAPNLI; the protein is encoded by the coding sequence ATGGTAATTACAAGAAATCAAGAGTGGAGGAGTGAGATCAAGGCCCTTCTGTCCAATTATAAGGATCTAAAGGTCAGGTTTAGCAGCTTTAGGGCCGATATTGTTGAGGCCATTAGTAAAGACAGTCTTCAGGCATTTTTAGTCGATGATTCTCTACCTATAAGAGATTTGAAAGTTGTTTTAAGATCTACTCTTCTAAGTTCAGGAAACTCTGATAGTGCTGTTTTTTTTGCCCCTCATGATTTTTCTACTCTTCAAGATATAGTTGATGCAGTAGAAATAAATGATTTGCAACTTATAAATATGCCAACACCGGCCAGTGAGATTTCACAGCTTATTATTGACTATCTTTTTCCCAATAACTCAGCACAGGAAAAAGTTAGTGGAACTATATTTAGTGTTGATCCAAAGTTCATGAAAGTTGTCGTTGACGCCGCAAAAAGTGTTATTGAAGAAATGGGTATGGTCAAAGATATTGCTCATAGTGCTCCTGTTTTTTTAGATTCTATTGCAGACTCTATGGAAGTTGAAATTTCAGGAAAACTCTCAATTACTTCACATTCTTTTAAAGGTTCTTTTTATATTTCATTTCCTAAAAGTACTTATTTGAATCTTTATGGCAATATAATGGGTGAACAATCTGAGGAAATTAATGATGATAACAAAGATTTTGCCTCAGAACTTGCAAACATCACCTACGGAAAGTGCAAGGTCCTTCTGAATCAAGAGGGATATGATTTAAAAATGGCCATTCCCTCTTTGTCACTAGATAAAATTATAAAATCAGGGCATCCCATAATTGTTGTCCCGTACACTTCTTCAATTGGAGAATTCTATATTCAAATTGCACCTAATCTTATCTAA
- a CDS encoding ion transporter: MTKKTELHFILFKRLWELLKGPEFIGLTVSANLFIILNAAIFYFLEYEENYMIDSFLDAVWWSFTTITTVGYGDIVPVTTIGRIQGILMMLLGTGLFVTFTALFSNAILGRKVEGIQEKVKGLGKTLGTTRKEFQEEEKAIHTEVDQLRRLIAELEEIVNKRRK; this comes from the coding sequence ATGACAAAAAAAACAGAATTACATTTTATCTTATTTAAAAGGCTTTGGGAGTTATTAAAGGGCCCTGAATTCATCGGTCTAACCGTTTCGGCCAATCTTTTTATAATTCTCAATGCGGCCATATTTTATTTTCTTGAATATGAAGAGAACTATATGATTGATTCTTTTTTAGACGCCGTATGGTGGTCCTTTACAACTATCACAACTGTAGGGTATGGAGATATCGTTCCTGTGACGACTATTGGTCGAATTCAGGGCATATTAATGATGTTGCTAGGGACAGGATTATTTGTGACGTTTACTGCACTTTTTTCTAATGCAATACTAGGTAGAAAAGTTGAGGGAATACAAGAAAAAGTTAAAGGACTTGGAAAAACTCTGGGAACTACACGAAAAGAATTTCAAGAGGAAGAAAAAGCAATTCACACTGAAGTTGATCAACTTAGAAGACTAATTGCAGAACTAGAAGAAATTGTAAATAAGCGACGTAAATAG
- a CDS encoding response regulator, producing the protein MINKGETVILLADDEPDILELMEEEFDFAGYKTLSACCGNDAIEILKKEKVDVIVSDYKMPNGNGFFILEHVKTMPEESRPLFFFVSGQADISVQEAINAGARKFFSKPFDLDDLISEIEKDIESFHSAKAS; encoded by the coding sequence ATGATTAATAAAGGCGAGACTGTCATACTTCTAGCAGACGATGAACCAGATATTCTTGAACTTATGGAAGAGGAATTTGATTTTGCTGGTTATAAAACCCTCTCAGCATGTTGTGGAAACGACGCTATTGAAATATTGAAAAAAGAAAAAGTTGATGTGATCGTTTCTGATTACAAAATGCCAAATGGTAATGGATTTTTTATTCTAGAGCATGTCAAAACAATGCCCGAAGAATCTAGACCACTATTCTTTTTTGTTTCTGGCCAGGCCGATATTTCAGTACAAGAGGCCATTAATGCAGGAGCGCGTAAGTTTTTTTCTAAACCATTTGATCTGGATGATCTCATCTCAGAAATAGAAAAAGATATTGAATCATTCCATAGCGCCAAGGCTTCATAG
- the grxD gene encoding Grx4 family monothiol glutaredoxin, whose product MNDQSPFNIISEKGENITESSQAKASDLNSRIEGLINSSDVFLFMKGNPDFPQCGFSANAVGILNQVGVQFKSFDILSDPEIRQGVKDFANWPTYPQLWYKGQLIGGNDIMMEMYHSGELEKVLK is encoded by the coding sequence ATGAATGATCAAAGTCCTTTTAATATCATTTCTGAAAAAGGTGAAAATATAACAGAATCATCTCAAGCTAAGGCAAGTGATTTAAATAGCAGAATTGAAGGTCTAATCAATTCAAGTGATGTTTTTCTTTTTATGAAAGGAAATCCTGATTTCCCGCAATGTGGTTTTTCTGCAAATGCAGTTGGTATTTTAAATCAGGTTGGAGTTCAATTTAAGAGCTTTGATATTTTAAGTGATCCAGAAATCAGACAAGGTGTAAAAGACTTTGCCAACTGGCCCACATACCCACAACTTTGGTACAAGGGACAGCTTATCGGTGGAAATGACATTATGATGGAAATGTATCATTCTGGAGAATTAGAAAAAGTTTTAAAATAG
- a CDS encoding NUDIX domain-containing protein, with translation MKHTSDALVFCDKGENLKILLIKRKNNPYKNFWALPGGFLEEGENPHTACLRELEEETQLNLNQEGYPLSLRQRIGRDPRGEVKSYPFMFHIENEVPVIAQDDAKEVKWIRILDFPSLAFDHEEIICEGLGCLFNLFKEKFSRNLLPSCFYPFSLDPMKEVVFFGGSFNPWHEGHAEAIRQINEKHKIPVVIVPDFNPWKKRNQLSSFLILKEIISKNSDKNIFIFPGFIGIENENPTIDWISKLDLTKISLLIGEDNLERFHLWKNYKLVLNKIEKLYVLPRAHCKKQSNELILRKVKFLDKHLYEEISSSKIREKTNN, from the coding sequence ATGAAACACACTTCTGATGCACTGGTATTTTGTGATAAAGGTGAGAATTTAAAAATTCTACTCATTAAAAGAAAAAATAATCCTTATAAAAACTTTTGGGCACTTCCTGGTGGTTTTTTGGAAGAAGGTGAAAATCCACATACTGCATGTCTACGGGAGTTGGAAGAAGAAACCCAATTAAATTTAAACCAAGAAGGTTATCCTCTATCCCTCAGGCAACGAATCGGTCGAGATCCCCGTGGAGAAGTAAAGTCTTATCCTTTTATGTTTCATATTGAAAATGAAGTCCCTGTAATTGCTCAAGATGATGCTAAAGAAGTTAAGTGGATAAGAATTTTAGATTTTCCAAGTTTAGCATTTGATCATGAGGAAATTATTTGTGAAGGACTTGGTTGTTTATTCAATTTATTTAAAGAAAAATTTTCACGAAATTTATTGCCTAGTTGTTTTTATCCATTTTCATTGGACCCTATGAAGGAAGTTGTTTTCTTTGGCGGTAGCTTTAATCCCTGGCACGAAGGCCATGCAGAGGCAATAAGACAAATAAATGAAAAACATAAAATTCCAGTAGTCATTGTTCCAGATTTTAACCCTTGGAAAAAGAGAAATCAATTGAGTTCTTTTTTGATCTTAAAAGAAATTATTTCAAAAAATAGTGATAAGAATATTTTTATCTTTCCAGGTTTTATTGGGATAGAAAATGAAAACCCTACGATAGACTGGATTTCAAAACTAGATTTGACAAAGATTTCACTACTAATAGGAGAGGATAATCTTGAGAGATTTCATCTGTGGAAAAATTATAAGCTCGTATTAAATAAAATTGAAAAGCTATATGTCTTACCACGTGCTCATTGTAAGAAACAATCTAATGAACTGATACTTCGTAAGGTTAAGTTTCTTGATAAGCATCTGTATGAAGAAATTTCATCATCTAAAATCAGAGAGAAAACTAATAACTAG